TCACTGTTTGATTTTCAATGTCAACAAGTCGCTCCCATTTTAAACTATAGTTTTTTGCAAGCTGTTGAAAGTAGCCGAAATAAAAGACAGTGAGAGCAAAAGTTATACTACCTATAATTAAATAAGACTGTTGAGAAAACAAGGCATAAACAGCTACAGCATTCAATCCCGCTCTCATCCACGTATGAAATGAATAGTGCATGCTATCCAAAATTCGTTGCTCTTCAAAGCCAGCAGACAAATTCCAAAGCTTTAATAAACTCATACAAGCTAAAATGAAAAGTAATGAACTGCCATGTGGTGCCACCCTATCAAAAAATAGCGGTGCGAGAACGAGAAGCGTTAGAGAGACCCAAAATGTTTCCATCAGCCAACTATATCGAATAGAGGCGCGAATATACGAACCTAACCGACCCTCTAATGGTGTTAGAAATATTAAATCGCCTTGTTTAACAAACGTCCTCGTTCTCCCTCTTGTCATGAGCCATGTGAAAATGAGAGTAAAAAACACTATAGCGGGAAACGTATCTGGAAGCCATTGTAAAAACTGGCCATAATAATAACTTCCAAACACAAATAATAAATAAAGTGTAAACAAAAAACCGCTATTCCCTATTAATTTTAAATATTTGACAGCCATCGTCCAATAATCGCTGCGACGTTTAGACCACAGTTTTATGACCTCATTCATGGTTGATCTTCCTTTGTCATTTCAACATAAATGTCATCGAGAGCAGCATTCGGCATGTTTGCCTGCATTTGCAGTTCCTTTAACGTGCCTTGCATAATCAGTTGACCTTGATGAAGGAACAAAAAACGGTCACAATATTTTTCAGCAGTGGCTAAAATATGCGTGGACATAAGAATTCCGCAGCCTTCCTCTCGCAATTCAAGCATTCTATCCAAAAAAGATTTAATGCCAATAGGGTCCAATCCCACAAACGGCTCGTCTGCTATATACATAGAAGGTCTAATAAGAAAAGCACTCATAATCATGACCTTTTGTCGCATCCCTTTCGAAAAATGGCTAGGAAACCAATTTATCATCTTTGTCATTCTAAATTCCTTTAACAACTTATCTGCCCGTTCCTTAAATTGCTTTTCTGTTAATCCATAAGCCATTGCAGTCAGCTCTAAATGTTCCCATAACGTCATTTCTTCATATAAAAGTGGCGTTTCTGGAATATACGCAAGTTTTTGTCGATAAGTCGTTTTATTTTCTGCTAATGTCTTGCCAGCTAATCTCACCTCACCTTTATGCGGCTCCATCAATCCTAAAATATGCTTAATTGTTGTACTTTTACCTGCGCCATTTAAACCGATCAAGCCTACCATTTCATTCGGTTCAACAGTAAACGTAATATCGTGCAACACAGGTTTATTTTTATGATAACCCCCAGTGACATTATTAACTGCTAATAATTCACTCATCTATTTCCTCCTCCTTATTACGTTCATATTATTCCCAATCTTTACTATATCGGAAACATGTAAACTTGAAAAGCAATGAACAATCAATTATGATACGATATTAACAAGCATTAAGACATAATGCCTACATAGTTACGCCAAAATTTATTATAAAATGAGAGGTGGTAAACATGCACAAAAAAGAAGATTGCATTTTTTGTAAAATTGTTTCAGGTGACATTCCCTCAAAAAAAGTTTACGAAGATGATCATGTTCTGGCCTTTCTTGACATCAGTCAAGTCACGAAAGGTCATACTCTCGTCATCCCGAAAACACACGAAGAAAATATCTACGAATTATCTAGTGCTTCCGCAGAGCATGTATTTAAAGCGGTCCCTAAAGTGGCTAGGGCAATTAAGAACGCCTTTTTGCCAGAAGGAATTAACTTGCTAAATAACAATGGAGAGTTGGCCGGGCAATCTGTGTTTCACTTCCACGTTCATCTATTACCTCGTTATGGTAAAGGTGATGGGTTTGGAGCTGTGTGGCATGATCATAGCAGCCAATATTCCAATGAGGATTTAATAAACATCGCTGAAAAAGTCCAAGAAAAACTTTATTAGTGACGTTTACTGTGAAGTTTCAAAAGATGGGCTAACTCCTTTGTTTTAGTTTTAGCCCCTCTTTTTCAGTTCATAGTGGCTTTCTTCAGTCTTTAATGACGTTGAAGAAGTTATGGAGGACTTAAATTCTGAAAATACAGTATATAAAACAGGAGGTTTTTAAAAATGTCAAACGTTTATAATTTTAATCCTGGCCCAAGTCCAATACCTGCGGAGGTTCTAACTAAAGCGAAAGCTAACATGTTCAACTACGAACAATCAGGCATGGCCGTTATGGAGATGAGTCACCGCAGTCCATTATACGAAGGTATCCACTTCCGAGCAATGGATCAATTAAAAGATATTTTACAAATTCCTGATGAATTTGACATTTTGTTTTTACAAGGTGGAGCTAGTCTACAATTTGCTATGATAGCTTTAAATTTCCTCCCTGAACAAAAAAAAGCTGGCTACGTTTTAACGGGGTCATGGTCTGAAAAAGCTTTAAAAGAAGCATCAGCTATAGGAGAAACAACGATCATTGCTAGCTCGAAAGATAATCAGTATCGCCATATCCCTCAAACAGACCTTACAAATTTGCCTAATGATACGGCTTATGTCCATTTAACATCAAATAACACGATATACGGTACCCAATGGTCTCAGTTCCCTGATCGGGGCAAGGTTCCTGTTATCATTGATATGTCTAGTGATATTCTCAGCCGAACAATACCATGGGAGAACATAGATATGGTTTATGCTGGTGCTCAAAAAAACGCTGGCATGTCGGGAGTAACATTAGTCATTATGAGAAAAACATTACTTGAATCTGCTAATAATACATTGCCCCCTTCTCTGTCTTACAAACAGCATGCAGACAAACAATCATTGTATAACACACCGCCAACAGGTGCTATTTATATAACAGGATTAGTGACTGAGTGGATTACGCAACAAGGTGGCATTGAAGAAATGGCACGACAAGCTGAAAAGAAAGCTCAAATGATTTACGATGTTATTGATAACTCTAACCGCTTTTATACAGGGCATGCTGAACCGTCCTCTCGGTCATTGATGAATATTACATTCCGCTTACCAAATGAAGAATTAGAAAAAAAGTTTCTGACGGAAGCTAAAGAAAAAGGGTTCATTGGCTTAAATGGCCATCGCTCTGTCGGTGGATGTCGCGTATCTAATTATAATGCTGTACCCGTTGAACACGTTATTGTTCTTAAAGAGTTTATGGAACATTTCATGGAACAAAACGGGTAAAAAAAGCGCTTTTCACTTTATTGCTTTAAATCAACTTATTCATATACTGTCCTTTACTAATATAATTGAAAACATCCACGAAACTTTGCAAAGCTAGCGTTATATAAAAAACGTCCCATTATCTATGACACGTTTTGAATAGGTTCTTCATTTTCTTGTTGCTTGTCATATCCCTACTTTTTCAAGTATTAGTGCATTATCGTTCAATTTTCTGAAAATACAGAAATGATATTGAGAAATAAACATTTTATGTGTTATGATATGAATATCATTTTCCTAGTAAAATAATGATTTATTTGAATATAGTTAATGACATTCTATAGAAATGGAGGGAGACCATGGAACAGCACCCTGTGCAATCAATGAAACAGTCGATAATGTTCAGTCATAAAGTAGCCCAACTTAGTAAAGCTCTTTGGAAATCAATTGAAAAGGATTGGCAAACGTGGATTAAACCATACAACTTAAACATTAATGAGCACCATATACTCTGGATAGCATATCAATTGGAAGGTGCCTCTATTTCAGACATTGCCAAATTCGGCGTCATGCATGTATCAACTGCTTTCAATTTCTCTAAGAAGCTTGAAGAGCGAGGACTGTTGACTTTTTCTAAACGGCAGACTGATAAACGCAATACTTATATTTATCTTACGGCCGAAGGCGAAAGTTTACTTATTGAAACATTTGAAACATACAACCCAAACACGCATGGTGTTTATAGTGGCTCGCTCCCTATCAAAGATTTATACGGAAAATTCCCAGAATTCTCTGAGCTCATAAGCATAGTGAAACATATTTATGGTCCTGATTTTATATCTACTTTCGAGAAGTCTCTCAGTAAGATTGATGATGATTTCATTGAGGAAGAAGGTAAACTTATCCCTTTACAGAAAAATAAAGAAGCGTCATCATAATATAGCAAAAGGTTGCTTAAACCATAAAAAATAAGCTAAGACCAAAAACGTCTTAGCTTATTTTTTATGGCCTTTACGTAAGCGCAACACCCATTTTATTGAATCAAAATATGGAGAAAATTCATTTAAGAAAAAAGGTTAATTAGCGATGTTAAAGGCATTTCTTCACTGTGACACTTCTTAAAAATAATTTTTTTTAAAAAAGTATTGATTTCTTTCTATTTTCATCGTAAATTACTATAGTATTTAATTTATTTGTTCACAGCTTAAAGTGTTTATCAGTTAAGGTGTTATCGTGGTTGGAGGTGCAAAATTAAGATGAACTGTTTAAAAACAATCTCAGTAGAGAACCAATTTGGCAAGCTAAGGCTTTCGTTTCTATCCGCCATTATTATGATGGGCTATTTTTTGATCTTTTTTATGGTATTTAGAACGTTCTTTCAAAATGTCCCACTTGTAGATCATGGCATCCTATTTCTTTTTTTCAGCCTTATAGTTATAATGCCTATTCATTTGCTTTTACATTGCTTTCCTATTTGGCTTACAGGCAAAAAAGCCACTTTAGGTGTAAGAAAAAGACAGTGGCCTTATTTTTATTATTCTACAAAGCAACCTTTATCTAAATATGTAAGTTTGCTGTCAACTGCCGCACCAGCGTTTACTCTAACGATTTTATCTATCATAGGCGCCATCATATTTCCGCATCTCGTACATTATATTGCCATGATGTCTGCATTTAATATGGGGATTTGCGTGTATGATTACTTAAACTTTAGACAAATTAGACGGGCGCCAAGACAATGTCTTATTGAAGAAACTCGGGATGGTTTTTACGTTTTATCACCAGCCATGAAAGATAATTCTCCTGTATAAAGATGGATTTAAATAGCTAAAATGAAATATTTATAAAACGAACCTTCAATCAACATTAGCGTCCGTTAGCTTCCACCTAAATAAATTTTACCTCTCCTCTCTATTTTGAGCCGGGAGGTATACGGACGGTTATCTTTGATAAATGTGACCTCTGCAGAGTTTTACCTCAAAAGTTTGCAGAGGTATTTATATATCACTACTGTATAAAGCGAATATCAAATGCAATGTCATCTAATGACAAATCAAACGATGTTACCTTTATTTCCACGTTTTCCGACATCCCTTCCCTTACATTCACATATAATTTTTGTTCATTTGGAATAACACTGATCCATTCCGGTAAATCTGTCCGTGATTCAATCAGTTCGAACACTCTCGTTGAAGGGAGGCTAATGTTTCCGACGCTGAAGGACTCTTCTAATAGTTCAATATTACCTTCATCAGTCACATGAGGTGATAAAATCATATAAATAGGTAAGGTGATGCCAAAAGCATCTACTGTTGCTTCAAAATATACAGCATCATCAATATAGATGCTGTAAAACTCCGTCCCTTCTTCGTTATTCAACTTATTTTGCAACCAGAAGTTTAAGTCTTCTGTTGACGTCTCTACGGAGAATGAGGCTCCTTCTTTATCCGTAATATGTGGAGGAACAAAGTCATTCGATGATGTATTAGGTAGCCCGAAATAAAGCCAACCAACTGCTGACATTATGACTAAAACAACTGTAGCAGTTAATATAAAAAAAGCGTTTCGCCATTTATTTAGTGATGTCCTCATCATAACCTCCCTAAGTCAGATCCCTCTTTAATTGGAAAGTGAGATTTCTTGATTCCCGTAAAGGGATATCTTTGTTACAATAGAGATATTATCGGCACTCTCCGTCTTGCTTAATTAGTCTCGTTCCCTTTTTTACTAAAGAAAAACTTAGTCATCACATGGTTAAGTAAAGCTTGTTCCGTTGTGAGCTACTCTCAATGATAAGAAATGACTACCTTAGTCTATCTATTATTATTAACAGCAGGAGCTTGCTTAGACATCTTTAGACCATTCAGTTGATTTATTTTTTTCCAGGGCCAAGAGATCAACTTTGTAAGACAATACAAAAAAGAATAGCAGGCAATAAAGCTCTTTTACTATCCAATATTCTATTAACTGAGAATTCAGGATAAATTTTAAAATTGGGGGTTACTGAATGTATTTACCATTCCTTTTATTTGCCACCTTCTATTTATTCATCATTAATTCAATGACGAACTCTTTATGCATACAAAAAGAAATTCCTGAAGAGCGGCAAGCAAAAGTCTTTCGAACGATTAATGTTCTTATAACCATTCTTATAACATCGTCTTTCTTTAGAATTTTCATGACATAAAACGAACCTTTAATC
The DNA window shown above is from Salipaludibacillus agaradhaerens and carries:
- a CDS encoding ABC transporter permease: MNEVIKLWSKRRSDYWTMAVKYLKLIGNSGFLFTLYLLFVFGSYYYGQFLQWLPDTFPAIVFFTLIFTWLMTRGRTRTFVKQGDLIFLTPLEGRLGSYIRASIRYSWLMETFWVSLTLLVLAPLFFDRVAPHGSSLLFILACMSLLKLWNLSAGFEEQRILDSMHYSFHTWMRAGLNAVAVYALFSQQSYLIIGSITFALTVFYFGYFQQLAKNYSLKWERLVDIENQTVMTFYRVANSFTDVPSLKSKVRSRRWLSPLYKLVPYSKTRVYHYMFARSFFRANDYFGIFIRLTFLGVLFLTIVELDWGRWLISVLFAYMTALQLETLKNHYDTSQMVDLYPVGDDVKLAGHKFWLLTAGVCQSLIFFIATVFSYGLAAGSVVLVLAVITYSYHIYVRLGKKYASSLLA
- a CDS encoding ABC transporter ATP-binding protein is translated as MSELLAVNNVTGGYHKNKPVLHDITFTVEPNEMVGLIGLNGAGKSTTIKHILGLMEPHKGEVRLAGKTLAENKTTYRQKLAYIPETPLLYEEMTLWEHLELTAMAYGLTEKQFKERADKLLKEFRMTKMINWFPSHFSKGMRQKVMIMSAFLIRPSMYIADEPFVGLDPIGIKSFLDRMLELREEGCGILMSTHILATAEKYCDRFLFLHQGQLIMQGTLKELQMQANMPNAALDDIYVEMTKEDQP
- a CDS encoding HIT family protein; the encoded protein is MHKKEDCIFCKIVSGDIPSKKVYEDDHVLAFLDISQVTKGHTLVIPKTHEENIYELSSASAEHVFKAVPKVARAIKNAFLPEGINLLNNNGELAGQSVFHFHVHLLPRYGKGDGFGAVWHDHSSQYSNEDLINIAEKVQEKLY
- the serC gene encoding 3-phosphoserine/phosphohydroxythreonine transaminase, with amino-acid sequence MSNVYNFNPGPSPIPAEVLTKAKANMFNYEQSGMAVMEMSHRSPLYEGIHFRAMDQLKDILQIPDEFDILFLQGGASLQFAMIALNFLPEQKKAGYVLTGSWSEKALKEASAIGETTIIASSKDNQYRHIPQTDLTNLPNDTAYVHLTSNNTIYGTQWSQFPDRGKVPVIIDMSSDILSRTIPWENIDMVYAGAQKNAGMSGVTLVIMRKTLLESANNTLPPSLSYKQHADKQSLYNTPPTGAIYITGLVTEWITQQGGIEEMARQAEKKAQMIYDVIDNSNRFYTGHAEPSSRSLMNITFRLPNEELEKKFLTEAKEKGFIGLNGHRSVGGCRVSNYNAVPVEHVIVLKEFMEHFMEQNG
- a CDS encoding HTH-type transcriptional regulator Hpr; translated protein: MEQHPVQSMKQSIMFSHKVAQLSKALWKSIEKDWQTWIKPYNLNINEHHILWIAYQLEGASISDIAKFGVMHVSTAFNFSKKLEERGLLTFSKRQTDKRNTYIYLTAEGESLLIETFETYNPNTHGVYSGSLPIKDLYGKFPEFSELISIVKHIYGPDFISTFEKSLSKIDDDFIEEEGKLIPLQKNKEASS
- a CDS encoding DUF3267 domain-containing protein, whose protein sequence is MNCLKTISVENQFGKLRLSFLSAIIMMGYFLIFFMVFRTFFQNVPLVDHGILFLFFSLIVIMPIHLLLHCFPIWLTGKKATLGVRKRQWPYFYYSTKQPLSKYVSLLSTAAPAFTLTILSIIGAIIFPHLVHYIAMMSAFNMGICVYDYLNFRQIRRAPRQCLIEETRDGFYVLSPAMKDNSPV
- a CDS encoding YpmS family protein; this translates as MRTSLNKWRNAFFILTATVVLVIMSAVGWLYFGLPNTSSNDFVPPHITDKEGASFSVETSTEDLNFWLQNKLNNEEGTEFYSIYIDDAVYFEATVDAFGITLPIYMILSPHVTDEGNIELLEESFSVGNISLPSTRVFELIESRTDLPEWISVIPNEQKLYVNVREGMSENVEIKVTSFDLSLDDIAFDIRFIQ